ACTTTAAATATTTACCATCCCATATTAAATTATAACATATTATTGTGTCAAACAGTAACTTCACACCTTCATCTACAGCCTTATTTCCACCCGATCAAAATACCCCACAACCTCATCCCTGGCCTTTTGCAGATACGCTTTATCGCAGTTTTGCCTGCCACACAACGCCGGGTTTAAAACTCCATCGCTATACCTATAGCCCTGAAGCACATATTTTCTGGCGCCTTTAAGCCATTGACCTATCCTCTTTATATCCTCAATGCTCAGCAGGCGAGGGTGCACCGTAGTCCTGAACTCGTAGTCCACGGGCGAGCTCTTTATAATGTCTACACTTATATTTACTTTTTCTATATCTCTTACCTGTGTCAAAAAGTTCCTGTAGCCGTCCAGTGGTGCCTTTACATCCATGGCAATATAGTCCACCAGCTTCTCTTCAATCAGCTCTTGCACCACCTCAGGTCTCGACCCATTAGTATCCAGCTTTATCAAAAAGCCTGATGATTTTATTTTGACCATCAGGCTTTTTAACCCATCCCAGAGGGTAGGTTCTCCACCGCTTATACATACACCGTCTATCAGGTTTTTTCTCCTGCCCAGATACCTCAAAATGTCCTCATCGGTAAGGTTGGCTTTTTTGTTTATGACAATGGAGCTGTTGTGACAATATGGGCAGCGAAAATTGCAACCACTTATAAACACGGTTGTGGCGATTTTGCCTGGATAATCGACAGTAGAGACAGGCATAAAGTCATATATCATACGGCGAATTCCTTTCTGTCTTTAAATTCCTCTTTCTTGCCGTTGTTCCAACACTGCACCGGCCTGTAATATCCTACTACCCTGCTGTAGACCTCGCAGTCATTCCCGCAATAAGGACATGTAAAATGCTCTCCCGAAATATAACCGTGATCGTTGCACACGGAAAAGGTTGGTGTAATCGTATAGTACGGTATCCGGTAATTGTAAGCGATCTTCTTAACCAACGCCTTGCAGGTTTCCACGTCGTTTATCCTCTCACCTATGAAGCCATGCAATACCGTTCCTCCCGTGTACTTGCACTGCAACTCTTCCTGAAGGTCCAGCGCTGTAAATATGTCGTCAGTAAAGTCCACAGGAAGCTG
The genomic region above belongs to Caldanaerobius polysaccharolyticus DSM 13641 and contains:
- a CDS encoding anaerobic ribonucleoside-triphosphate reductase activating protein — translated: MIYDFMPVSTVDYPGKIATTVFISGCNFRCPYCHNSSIVINKKANLTDEDILRYLGRRKNLIDGVCISGGEPTLWDGLKSLMVKIKSSGFLIKLDTNGSRPEVVQELIEEKLVDYIAMDVKAPLDGYRNFLTQVRDIEKVNISVDIIKSSPVDYEFRTTVHPRLLSIEDIKRIGQWLKGARKYVLQGYRYSDGVLNPALCGRQNCDKAYLQKARDEVVGYFDRVEIRL